In Paenibacillus ihbetae, the following are encoded in one genomic region:
- a CDS encoding ArsR/SmtB family transcription factor, which produces MKPIEIFKALSNESRLDILRWLKEPEQHFTPHEGIDMREIGVCVSQVTEKLNMTQSTASQYLSILQRAGLIKTERIGKFTYYKRDEEVIRQIGEYLKQEI; this is translated from the coding sequence ATGAAACCAATCGAAATCTTCAAAGCACTGTCCAATGAATCGCGGCTTGATATTTTGCGGTGGCTTAAGGAGCCTGAGCAGCATTTTACGCCCCATGAAGGGATTGATATGAGGGAAATCGGGGTATGCGTGAGCCAGGTGACCGAGAAATTGAATATGACGCAATCGACAGCATCGCAATATCTGTCCATTTTGCAGCGGGCCGGACTGATTAAGACCGAGCGGATCGGCAAATTTACGTATTACAAGCGTGATGAGGAAGTCATCCGTCAAATCGGCGAATATTTGAAGCAGGAAATATAA
- a CDS encoding SDR family oxidoreductase — MNTILITGASSGIGRETARHFWEKGWNVIATMRSPEHETEFTGQERMLVTKLDVTRNDTIQSAAQEGIRAFSKIDVLLNNAGYAAIGAFEAATEAQIKRQFDVNLLGVLRTTQALLPHFRQSGGGTVINVSSVGGRVAFPLLSLYHASKWAIEGFSESLFYEMAAHQIKVKLVEPGNVATDFTGRSLDLLTDTSLDAYASYTETVLQKQMNSFDVHASEPKLIAETIFEAATDPSDRLRYLVGADAHYLMDLRSKTSDEEFMAGITKQFS; from the coding sequence GTGAATACAATCCTCATTACAGGAGCTTCTTCAGGGATCGGAAGAGAAACCGCGCGGCATTTTTGGGAGAAGGGTTGGAATGTCATTGCTACCATGCGTTCGCCCGAACACGAAACGGAGTTTACCGGACAGGAGCGCATGCTGGTCACGAAACTCGATGTCACCCGGAACGATACCATCCAATCGGCCGCTCAAGAAGGAATTCGAGCGTTCAGCAAAATTGATGTCCTGCTGAATAATGCAGGTTACGCGGCGATAGGCGCATTCGAAGCTGCGACGGAAGCCCAAATCAAGCGGCAATTCGATGTCAACCTGCTTGGGGTCCTTCGCACGACGCAAGCTCTTCTTCCCCATTTCAGGCAAAGCGGCGGCGGGACGGTTATCAATGTATCCTCCGTAGGCGGAAGAGTGGCTTTTCCGCTGCTGTCGCTGTATCATGCGAGCAAATGGGCCATCGAGGGCTTTTCGGAATCCCTCTTTTACGAGATGGCTGCCCATCAAATCAAGGTGAAGCTCGTAGAACCCGGCAACGTGGCCACGGATTTTACCGGACGCTCCCTCGATCTGCTGACCGATACTTCGCTGGATGCTTATGCCTCGTATACGGAAACGGTTCTGCAAAAACAGATGAACAGCTTTGACGTCCATGCTTCCGAGCCGAAGCTCATAGCGGAAACGATCTTCGAAGCGGCAACCGATCCGTCCGATCGCCTCCGTTATCTGGTTGGCGCCGATGCCCATTACCTGATGGATCTGCGAAGCAAAACGTCGGATGAGGAGTTTATGGCAGGCATAACGAAGCAGTTCAGCTGA
- a CDS encoding MFS transporter: MKNAWKIYLLAIVSFLVGTSEYIISGILDKIADSLGITITAAGQLITIFSLVYAVLTPVLMALTAKLERQRLLVYSLGLFVVANLLSFALPGYVPFVIARIIMAMGAGMVVVTALGIAARIAPQGKQASSIATVVMGFTASLIIGVPLGRVTAAAFGWKSVFGLIAVLGMVAMVVLYKAIPKIQGDAPVPLLQQFALLRKPKVALGLGITFFWLGGYSVAYTYLSPYLLSVSGLGEQWISAALFAFGIASLIGSKFGGYSTDRWGVPLTLTFGMIIHIFALALLSVTNASAAAFPVFAMLILWSLSAWSSGPTQQFNLVQLEPESSGVMLGLNQSMMQLSMAAGAGLGGIAVDSISLSSITWLGAAGVAIAVGLALVLFRIGKQEKEAGQTVVSS; this comes from the coding sequence ATGAAGAACGCTTGGAAAATATACTTGCTGGCTATCGTGAGTTTTTTAGTAGGGACATCGGAATATATCATCTCCGGGATCTTGGACAAAATCGCGGATTCCCTCGGTATCACCATTACGGCCGCGGGCCAGCTGATTACGATTTTCTCGCTGGTGTATGCCGTTCTGACCCCGGTGTTGATGGCCCTGACCGCGAAGCTGGAGCGTCAGCGGCTGCTGGTTTATTCGCTCGGGCTGTTTGTAGTGGCTAACCTATTGTCATTCGCGCTTCCCGGCTATGTTCCCTTTGTCATTGCGCGCATCATTATGGCGATGGGGGCAGGGATGGTGGTTGTCACCGCGCTCGGCATCGCCGCCCGAATTGCGCCTCAGGGCAAGCAGGCGAGCTCCATTGCTACGGTTGTCATGGGCTTTACGGCTTCCCTTATTATCGGTGTCCCGCTCGGGCGCGTTACTGCAGCCGCGTTCGGCTGGAAGTCGGTGTTCGGCCTGATTGCCGTTCTGGGTATGGTAGCGATGGTTGTCTTATATAAAGCGATTCCGAAAATCCAAGGCGATGCGCCGGTTCCGCTGCTTCAGCAATTTGCACTGCTCCGAAAGCCGAAAGTGGCGCTCGGTTTGGGAATAACCTTCTTCTGGCTTGGGGGATATTCCGTAGCTTATACGTATCTTTCCCCTTATCTTCTAAGCGTCAGCGGCTTGGGCGAACAATGGATCAGCGCAGCGCTGTTCGCTTTCGGCATTGCGAGCCTGATCGGGTCGAAATTCGGCGGATACAGCACCGACCGGTGGGGTGTACCCTTGACCCTTACCTTCGGGATGATCATCCACATTTTTGCGTTAGCCCTGCTATCGGTCACGAACGCATCCGCTGCAGCTTTTCCGGTGTTCGCCATGCTGATCCTGTGGTCTTTGTCCGCCTGGTCCTCCGGTCCGACACAGCAGTTCAACCTGGTCCAGCTGGAGCCGGAATCATCGGGAGTCATGCTGGGACTGAACCAGTCGATGATGCAGCTGTCCATGGCTGCGGGGGCCGGACTCGGCGGCATTGCCGTCGATAGCATATCCCTGTCATCCATTACATGGCTTGGGGCAGCGGGTGTTGCAATCGCCGTGGGGTTGGCGCTGGTGCTGTTCCGCATCGGGAAGCAGGAGAAGGAGGCCGGACAGACGGTCGTATCTTCCTGA
- a CDS encoding TetR/AcrR family transcriptional regulator translates to MKKAVSAEHYIEKIKPVLRKTKFSQLKIDEIASYMDISKVTLYKHFSSRDDVIEAVVKHYIDYLLQADAIVQDASISFAERFQKIYEQSLRCVVYVSDLFLEDLRDSYPALFDRLIAAQQIRYRNLETFFEAGMEQGVFNRLNAALFMVQDDAVLRRIMDPLFSIHYDMTLKQALMDFYQLKKYQLFQPDHVDSVQDSIMEQEIVNILKMIT, encoded by the coding sequence GTGAAAAAGGCGGTAAGCGCGGAGCATTACATCGAGAAAATAAAACCGGTCCTAAGAAAAACGAAGTTCAGCCAACTGAAAATCGACGAAATCGCAAGTTACATGGATATTAGCAAAGTAACCTTGTACAAGCATTTCTCATCCAGGGACGATGTCATCGAGGCTGTCGTGAAGCATTATATCGATTACCTGCTTCAGGCCGATGCCATCGTTCAAGATGCATCCATTTCTTTTGCCGAACGTTTTCAGAAAATATACGAGCAATCGCTGCGGTGCGTCGTTTACGTGTCGGATCTCTTCCTGGAAGATCTGAGAGATTCCTACCCGGCGCTGTTTGACCGTTTGATTGCGGCACAGCAGATCCGATATCGCAACTTGGAGACTTTTTTCGAGGCAGGGATGGAGCAAGGCGTATTCAACCGTTTGAATGCCGCATTGTTCATGGTTCAAGATGATGCCGTGCTTCGGCGGATCATGGACCCGCTGTTCTCGATTCATTACGACATGACCTTAAAGCAGGCGTTGATGGATTTTTACCAGTTGAAAAAATACCAGTTGTTCCAGCCGGATCATGTTGATTCCGTGCAGGATTCGATAATGGAACAGGAGATCGTGAATATTCTGAAGATGATCACGTAA